The following DNA comes from Phormidium ambiguum IAM M-71.
AATATTTTGTTTTGTGCCTAGTTGCCAAGTATCGCCGTAAGCACCAACAATTTCTCCAATAACAGTGCCTAAAAAGGCACCTCTAAACCTACTCAAAAGGGAGTAACGCATCAATCTTATTATCTAACTAGCAACGCTCAGAAGACACTGCGCTGATTCTAACTCAACTAACTCCCGACAATACCTATCTTTTGCCAGAAGTTTATCTTTATTTTCATAGTTTACCCTGAAATTAGACAAAAATCGGAGATTAATAGCTGGGAAATGTTTGACGCTAGCGAAATCCTCACTGCCCAATTAGACAATATATTAGAACGTTGGAAAACAGCTGTTCGCCAAGACTCGCGCATAGAAAGTTCAGCTGATTTATCAGAAACCGCATTAAAAGATTCTATGCCAGTGCTTTTAAACGGAATGGTAAAGGCGCTAGCTAATCGGGGAACAGAAAGTTATGAAATCATTGCATCTGCCAGTTTAGAACACGGTAACACTCGTGCTGAGGAAGGATACAATGCTGCTGAAATTGCCTGGGAATACCAAATATTACGCCGAGTTATTTTTTCAGTTTTAGAACCTCAACTTTTGCAAGGTTCACCAGAAGAAATTATCAGAACTATGCGTACCCTTGATGCGGTAATAGATGAAGCAATTTCCCAGTGTTATACAAGTTACGTGGAACAGCGAGTTAAAGAGTTAGAGCAGGTAAGAAGTCAGCTAATTATGACTAACCAAGAACTGACTCGGTTGCTGCGTACTAGTAAAGATAGTTTAGCTTATATGGCACATGAATTAAAAACACCTTTAACATCAATTATTGGTTACTCTGACTTATTTTTGCGTCAGCAACAACAAACTGTAGATGTTCAAGCAACAGTGCCAAATCTGCGTAATATTGAGCGAGTGTTGCAATCGGGCAGGTTATTGTTGCGTTTAATTAATGATGCTTTAGAATTGTCTAGTTCGGAAGCTGGCAAACTCCAATTGCATCTTACTTGTATTGATCCTAAACAATTAATTAAAGATGTAGTTGCCACAATTGAACCACTCGCTCAAGCTAAGAATTTACAGTTAAAAATAGATTGCGATCGCACTCCCAATCAAGTAACAACAGATATCTTTCGTCTCCGACAAATTTTCATAAATCTTCTCAGTAATGCAGTTCGTTACACCAATGAAGGTTTCATCAAAATAGAGTGTTTAACCCATAGCAACTCTGATTGGTCTATCATGATTAGCGATACTGGAATTGGCATAGCCCAAAAAGATTTAACTCGCATATTTGAACCTTTTACGCGAGCAAGTTCTAATACTCATTATCGAGATGAGCAAAGTACAGGTTTAGGATTAGCAATTGTCGATCGACTAATTAAACTCTTGCACGGAGAAATAAAAGTTGTTTCTCAACTCGGTGTTGGCTCAACTTTTACAATCACTTTTCCAACTGAAATATAAAAATATGTTGTTACGCTTCCACACTCTAATTAATAAGGGCGAAGACAGCGCAACAATATACTTATTTTTGATTATGACCTTTTTAAATGATTCACTAAAGCAATTAATCCCAGCCAATAACTTTGGGGGCCAAAACCACTAATCTGCCCAATTGATACTGGCGCAATATAAGAATGATGGCGAAATTCTTCTCGTTTGTAAATGTTACTTAAATGAACCTCTACTGTTGGAATTGCTACAGCTGCGATCGCATCTCGAATCGCCACACTAGTATGAGTATAAGCACCAGCATTTATTAATAAACCCTGATGTTGACCAATTGCAGCATGAATAGCATCAACCAAAGCACCTTCGTGATTAGACTGAAAAGGCGAAACTTGCACTTGTAGTGCTTCTGCTTCCCGTTCTAATAGCTGGTTAATTTCATCTAAAGTTACAGTCCCATAAACTCCCGGTTCTCGTTTTCCCAGGAGATTTAGATTGGGGCCGTGCAGTACCAATATACTAAGTTTTTCCAAATGTCTAGACTTTGAGAATTACTAGCGACGACGATATGGTTGATCTACTGGAATCGGAATCGGTTCCGGTTCTGGCTCTGCTTCAGGCCCTAGCACTAAATCCATAATTTTACGCGCCCATTCTTTCAATGTGTCCAGTAGTTGTTCTATAAAGTCCATTGAATCTATGACTCCTTCGATACTATTTATGCTTTGGCTCAATGCCAGGGAAGAGGCGGTTTTAACTTTGTATTTATCTGCTCAAAACCAGATAACTTTCAGTATACAACTATACCAAATGGCCGCTTACCGAATAAAAGTTCGGTAAACTCTGTTTCAAGCTGTTTCTTTCATGATAACCAAAATTTCAAATAGATTAAGCTTTATTAATAATTTCTCAATTTGCGGACAAAATTTGCCGTCGTAGGTGGTCGAGAGCCGTACAAGCACTGATATGACGGATTAATGTACGGTCTTGCAGAGAATTTAAGCGATGCTCAAAGCTTTGCACGAAATTATTTAGCCCTGCTATCCCGATATAAACTAGACCGACAGGCTTGGTTTCAGTTCCCCCATTAGGGCCTGCAATGCCAGTGATACTGATTCCCCAAGTAGTGCCAAGACGCGATCGCACGCCTACAGCCATTTGCTTAGCAACGGTAGCACTCACCGCCCCCTCTTGCGCCAAATCTTCTGGACTCACATCCAACAGCGAAATTTTCACTTGATTATCGTAGGAAATCACCCCGCCCATAAAATAAGCGGAACTGCCAGAAACCGAAGTCAACAGACTGCCCAAACCGCCACCAGTGCATGATTCAGCCACAGAAAGAGTTTCTGCCCTTTTTTGTAACAATTGACCAACCACTGAAGCCAAAGAATCGTCATCAGCACCAAAGTAATTTAACCCAGCGATTTGGCGAATTTCCGCTTCTACTGGTTGAATTAAGCGATCGGCTTCTTGAGGAGATGCCGCTTTTGCAGAAACGCGCAACTTTACCTCTCCCTTACTAGCATAAGGAGCCACCGTTGGATTAGATAAATTGAGTAAATGGTCAACCTTTTCCGCCAAAGCAGATTCAGCTATTCCCCAAAATCTTAGAGTCCGACTGTAAATAATTTCCCTTCCCCAACCTTGGCTTTTGAGAAAAGGCACAGCAGTTTCCTGCCACATTTGCCGCATTTCCAACGGCACACCAGGAAAAGTAAAAATAGTGAGATTTGGGCGGGGTTGCCAAATCATACCGGGTGCAGTACCCAAACGATTAGGTAAGATATCTGCACCTTGGGGAATTAAAGCTTGCTTGCGGTTACTAGGGGTCATTTCTCGACCCCGGCGAGCGTATTTTTGACTAATATCGGCAATAATTTCCGGTTTTTCCTCTAAAGGACTGCCGAAAAATTGGGCGATCGTTTCTGTAGTCAAATCATCAGGAGTTGGGCCTAAGCCGCCAGTGAAGATCAGGATTTGCGATCGATCGCTAGCGATCGCTATTACTTGTTTTAACCGCTCTGGATTATCTCCCACAACTGTTTGGTAGTAATGAGGAATCCCCAAATCAGCCAACTGCTGCGCCAAAAACTGGGCATTAGTATTTAAAATCTCGCCCAGTAACAACTCAGTTCCCACACAAATAATTTCCGCAGCCATGCTTTTTGTTTCACCCTTCTTCCTTCTTCATTCTGGCGACCTGTTGCCAAACTTTTACTGCTGGATAAATTAGCAGCAACGTCGCACCCAGAACATAAATTTTCCCAAACGGTATGCCAGCAAAAGCTAGTGCTAGACTACCAGCCCAAATCGTCAAAGAATAGATAAATATCACCGTCATTCGGTGAGACAACCCAACTTCTAGTAACCGATGGTGTAAATGGCGCTTATCAGGTTTAAACGGCGACTTACCGCGACGTAAGCGATCGAGAATTACCGCCGACATATCCAAAATTGGCACCGCCAAAATCAAATAAGGCAGCACCACAGAAGTCACCGCCGTAGTTTTCACTAAGCCAATTACTCCCACGCCAGCCAAAGTAAAACCGACAAAATAAGCCCCCCCATCACCCATAAAAATCTGGGCTGGGTTAAAGTTATAGCGCAAAAAGCCGATCAATCCACCTGCGAGGGCGGCGGCAATCAATGCTGCGGCTGGTTGTCCCATAAATAGGCACACAATCAGCATTACTACTGCCGCAATTGCCGAAACACCAGCCGCTAATCCATCCAACCCATCAATCCAGTTGGTAGCATTTACCATGCCCACCAACCAGACCACAGTGATAATTAAGCTAATCCAAGGCGGCAAATTCACCATTCCAATCAAAGGCATGGAGAGGAAAGCGATTTGCACGCCAGCTTTCCAAGCTAAACTAGCGACAATTACTTCTACCAATAGCCGAGTAAAAGCAGATAAACCAAATAAGTCATCTGCCAAACCGATCAGGAAGAAAGCGATACCACCAAGGGTAACTCCCCAGATTTCATATTCTTCACCTGGAGGTAGGATTGCGCCTTTTGCGTCTACAAAGCCTCCAGACCACCAAACGACTAGAAGCGCAATTAAAGTACCGATAAAGATGGAAACGCCACCTAAACGCACCATTGGTCGTTGGTGGACTTTACGTTTATCTGGCACGTCAAATAATCCGCTTTGCAGGCCAAATTTTTTGACAATTGGCGTAGTCCAAAGGACAACACAAGCGGAGACTAGAAAGGCAATCAGATGGTACAAGTAAGGCATCTGAAATCAGTAGGAGTTCGACAAACAAGGGGTCAGGCAGAGTCTACTACATTTCAGAGCTTCTCGGTTCGCGGGATTAGACCCCAAGGCAGAATTAGTCAAAGTTTTCTACCTTTAAACCATTGCTGGTACTGGAATCGAGAGATGAGGGTACAAGGGGAAGCGATCGCATAACGACGCTACCCGCAAGCGACAATGCTGAGCCATTGCTTCATCTTCTGGATTTAGCAATCGATCGGCAATTATATCGGCAATTTCTATGAATTCAGTAGTTCCCATTCCTCTTGTGGTCATCGCCGGGGAACCTAACCTCAGACCACTGGTAACAAAAGGCGACTCGGTATCAAACGGAACTGTATTTTTGTTAGCCGTAATATTTACACCACTAACTAACTGATCTGCACGCTTGCCAGTCATACCAATACTGCGTAAATCCACTAACATCAAGTGGTTATCTGTGCCACCAGAAACAATCTTAAAGCCTCGGTTCACTAATTGATTCGCCATCGCTTTGGCATTTTCAATTACTTGACCTGAATAAGTCTTAAATTCTGGTTTTAAAGCTTCTCCAAAAGCAACAGCTTTAGCCGAAATCACGTGCTCCAATGGGCCACCTTGAGTGCCTGGAAACACGGATTTATCCAACTGTTTACCTAGTTCTGGGTCACGAGTCATAATTAAACCACCTCTGGGTCCCCGCAAAGTTTTGTGAGTGGTGGTGGTGACAACATCGCAATAAGGAATTGGATTAGGATGATGTCCGGTGACAACCAATCCAGCAATGTGAGCAATATCCGCGAGTAAATAAGCTCCCACAGCATCTGCAATTTCCCGGAACTTGTCAAATTCAATAATTCGCGGATAAGCAGAATAACCGCAAATAATTAATTTCGGACGATGCTGTTTCGCTAAGTCTAAAATTCGATCGTAGTCTAACTGTTCAGTTTCCTGACTTACGCCATAGTGTGAAACTTTAAACCATTTACCTGATACGTTAACTGGCGAACCATGAGTCAGGTGTCCCCCGTGAGACAAGTCCATCCCCATGATTGTGTCACCTGGTTGCAATAAGGACAGGAACACAGCAAAATTGGCTTGAGCGCCAGAGTGGGGTTGAACGTTAGCATGAGCAGCACCAAACAATTGTTTAGCGCGATCGATCGCAATTTGCTCAATTTCGTCGATATATTCACATCCACCGTAGTAACGCTTACCGGGTAAACCTTCAGCGTATTTATTGGTTAAAACGGAACCTTGCGCCGCTAAAACCGCCGCCGAGGTAAAGTTTTCACTGGCGATTAATTCTAGGTGATCGCGTTGGCGCTGGAGTTCTTTTTGAATTAATTCTGCAACCAAGGGATCGGTTTGGGCTAAAAATTCTAAGTTAGTTTGTGTCACAAAACAAATTCCCGGACAATTTCAATATTGAATTCAAGGCGTACTCGATCATAACGCCCTTTGATTAGCACTAAGACAGCTTTGGGTAATTCTTTGGAAAATTTACTAGTTTATTTTGTTAAATTTATGCTGCAACATATTAAGGTCTGTATGTTTTTACACTTTCCAGCAAAGCGCTTGACATAAAATAAATTCAGTGCAAATGGGGATCGCTGGAGTTGCCATATGCTAGTTATATTGATGGAAGATCAAGTTATTGCTCCGCAAACAGTCTGTCAAAGCTGTTTACTAGCCGATCGCAGCGGTCAACCTCGCTGGAGAGGCGATCGCCTTTTTTGTGGTCATGTAGTTGGTAAGCTTTCCGAAAATCAACCCGATCAGTATGAGTGTCAAATGGGTTTTCGGGTGGCAAATATTCAGTAAGTACTGGGGACTGGGGACTGGGGACTGGGGACTGGGAGAGTTTTGAGTGAAGAAGTTTTCTTGCCCCTGTGTCTTGCTGCTTCCCTGTTGGCAGGTCATCTCAGCTTTGATATGGGTATC
Coding sequences within:
- a CDS encoding glycosyltransferase family 4 protein; this translates as MPYLYHLIAFLVSACVVLWTTPIVKKFGLQSGLFDVPDKRKVHQRPMVRLGGVSIFIGTLIALLVVWWSGGFVDAKGAILPPGEEYEIWGVTLGGIAFFLIGLADDLFGLSAFTRLLVEVIVASLAWKAGVQIAFLSMPLIGMVNLPPWISLIITVVWLVGMVNATNWIDGLDGLAAGVSAIAAVVMLIVCLFMGQPAAALIAAALAGGLIGFLRYNFNPAQIFMGDGGAYFVGFTLAGVGVIGLVKTTAVTSVVLPYLILAVPILDMSAVILDRLRRGKSPFKPDKRHLHHRLLEVGLSHRMTVIFIYSLTIWAGSLALAFAGIPFGKIYVLGATLLLIYPAVKVWQQVARMKKEEG
- a CDS encoding sensor histidine kinase is translated as MFDASEILTAQLDNILERWKTAVRQDSRIESSADLSETALKDSMPVLLNGMVKALANRGTESYEIIASASLEHGNTRAEEGYNAAEIAWEYQILRRVIFSVLEPQLLQGSPEEIIRTMRTLDAVIDEAISQCYTSYVEQRVKELEQVRSQLIMTNQELTRLLRTSKDSLAYMAHELKTPLTSIIGYSDLFLRQQQQTVDVQATVPNLRNIERVLQSGRLLLRLINDALELSSSEAGKLQLHLTCIDPKQLIKDVVATIEPLAQAKNLQLKIDCDRTPNQVTTDIFRLRQIFINLLSNAVRYTNEGFIKIECLTHSNSDWSIMISDTGIGIAQKDLTRIFEPFTRASSNTHYRDEQSTGLGLAIVDRLIKLLHGEIKVVSQLGVGSTFTITFPTEI
- the glyA gene encoding serine hydroxymethyltransferase, which encodes MTQTNLEFLAQTDPLVAELIQKELQRQRDHLELIASENFTSAAVLAAQGSVLTNKYAEGLPGKRYYGGCEYIDEIEQIAIDRAKQLFGAAHANVQPHSGAQANFAVFLSLLQPGDTIMGMDLSHGGHLTHGSPVNVSGKWFKVSHYGVSQETEQLDYDRILDLAKQHRPKLIICGYSAYPRIIEFDKFREIADAVGAYLLADIAHIAGLVVTGHHPNPIPYCDVVTTTTHKTLRGPRGGLIMTRDPELGKQLDKSVFPGTQGGPLEHVISAKAVAFGEALKPEFKTYSGQVIENAKAMANQLVNRGFKIVSGGTDNHLMLVDLRSIGMTGKRADQLVSGVNITANKNTVPFDTESPFVTSGLRLGSPAMTTRGMGTTEFIEIADIIADRLLNPEDEAMAQHCRLRVASLCDRFPLYPHLSIPVPAMV
- a CDS encoding competence/damage-inducible protein A → MAAEIICVGTELLLGEILNTNAQFLAQQLADLGIPHYYQTVVGDNPERLKQVIAIASDRSQILIFTGGLGPTPDDLTTETIAQFFGSPLEEKPEIIADISQKYARRGREMTPSNRKQALIPQGADILPNRLGTAPGMIWQPRPNLTIFTFPGVPLEMRQMWQETAVPFLKSQGWGREIIYSRTLRFWGIAESALAEKVDHLLNLSNPTVAPYASKGEVKLRVSAKAASPQEADRLIQPVEAEIRQIAGLNYFGADDDSLASVVGQLLQKRAETLSVAESCTGGGLGSLLTSVSGSSAYFMGGVISYDNQVKISLLDVSPEDLAQEGAVSATVAKQMAVGVRSRLGTTWGISITGIAGPNGGTETKPVGLVYIGIAGLNNFVQSFEHRLNSLQDRTLIRHISACTALDHLRRQILSAN
- the aroQ gene encoding type II 3-dehydroquinate dehydratase → MEKLSILVLHGPNLNLLGKREPGVYGTVTLDEINQLLEREAEALQVQVSPFQSNHEGALVDAIHAAIGQHQGLLINAGAYTHTSVAIRDAIAAVAIPTVEVHLSNIYKREEFRHHSYIAPVSIGQISGFGPQSYWLGLIALVNHLKRS